A stretch of the bacterium genome encodes the following:
- a CDS encoding MBL fold metallo-hydrolase, producing the protein MDITFLGHAAFRLKGKSASLVTDPFDPKVGLKFPKVEADIVTVSHEHFDHNASGLVGGAPYIINGAGEYEIKGVSVVGVDSFHDDKEGAERGRNTLYNIQMDGVNVAHLGDLGQASLSNTQVEELGNVDILLIPVGGFFTIDASSAAKIAAQLEPKIVIPMHYQEIGSQIKELEGPEKFFKEMAKENVEKLDKLSISKEKFPEELKVIQLVRPGSS; encoded by the coding sequence ATGGATATTACTTTTTTAGGACACGCGGCTTTTAGATTGAAAGGAAAAAGCGCTAGCTTGGTGACTGATCCCTTTGACCCAAAAGTGGGCCTGAAATTCCCCAAAGTTGAAGCTGATATCGTCACCGTTTCCCACGAACACTTTGATCACAACGCTTCTGGTCTTGTCGGTGGTGCGCCCTACATAATCAACGGCGCGGGTGAGTACGAGATCAAAGGAGTCAGTGTCGTGGGGGTGGATTCTTTTCATGATGACAAAGAAGGCGCGGAACGTGGCAGAAACACCCTTTACAATATCCAGATGGATGGAGTAAATGTCGCTCATCTCGGAGATTTGGGCCAGGCAAGTTTGAGCAATACTCAAGTGGAAGAGCTGGGAAATGTGGATATTTTGCTTATTCCGGTTGGAGGTTTTTTTACCATTGATGCTTCTAGTGCAGCAAAAATTGCCGCCCAACTCGAGCCAAAAATTGTCATTCCGATGCACTATCAAGAGATCGGTTCGCAAATCAAGGAGCTCGAAGGACCAGAAAAATTCTTCAAAGAAATGGCCAAAGAAAATGTAGAAAAACTCGACAAACTCTCAATTTCCAAAGAAAAATTTCCGGAAGAACTCAAAGTCATTCAGTTAGTTCGGCCGGGAAGCAGTTAA
- a CDS encoding DUF5666 domain-containing protein — protein sequence MIKLVFTTLLVLFTVSSVGVVFGQDPDNSVESRAKSRLEEIERRLASKSAGNAETRVGFGKDHFVGLIDQIDGSTIFVLFGKSKKSVLTLSSTKYFQFGSKKTKIKLPNLKIGDRIAVYGVGKKDSSGTALLIGKLSKEPQRRAVFGFIRELNASGLVVNHIRKTEEKLATALFTTKTKIKQKNKDLLVSDLKVGDIVVVAGTLESGGNLVANLIYSLPSLAKIKISTASATPSAR from the coding sequence ATGATTAAACTAGTTTTCACTACTTTGCTTGTCCTTTTTACCGTTTCTTCGGTCGGAGTTGTTTTTGGACAGGACCCGGACAACTCAGTGGAAAGCCGGGCCAAATCAAGGCTTGAAGAGATTGAAAGACGCCTCGCGAGCAAATCAGCAGGTAACGCCGAAACTAGAGTTGGTTTTGGCAAAGACCACTTCGTTGGCTTGATTGACCAAATTGATGGCTCGACTATCTTTGTCCTTTTTGGAAAAAGCAAAAAATCAGTCTTGACTCTCTCAAGCACCAAATACTTTCAGTTCGGCAGCAAGAAAACAAAGATTAAACTCCCCAATCTAAAAATTGGTGACCGAATCGCAGTCTACGGAGTCGGGAAAAAAGACTCTTCCGGAACTGCTCTTTTGATCGGCAAACTTTCTAAAGAGCCGCAACGAAGAGCGGTTTTTGGTTTTATCAGAGAGCTGAACGCTTCTGGACTGGTGGTCAATCACATCCGAAAAACTGAAGAGAAGCTGGCAACAGCCCTCTTCACCACCAAAACCAAAATCAAGCAGAAAAATAAGGATTTACTGGTCTCGGATCTGAAAGTTGGCGACATTGTCGTTGTTGCCGGAACTCTTGAGAGTGGAGGCAATTTAGTTGCCAATTTAATTTATTCACTCCCCTCTTTGGCAAAAATAAAAATTTCTACTGCCTCAGCAACTCCCTCCGCTCGCTGA
- a CDS encoding helix-turn-helix transcriptional regulator: MTSIEFRTAANALLSFLSEAEKQEKRKANPDQACLERLRERKRLLTRLGKHPDQADELFQASLETALRNPDGLSGAQLSTELLFYHRLRPLVREGKVLKAPRQEQQRLQPAKKALRADKPSAVKEVPSADPEPEQTPTPASTEPKAEATLPVVQARRAGRPKGSKNAQGTAEPSTSTEPKLSHVFYGKTLAAQEWEVAQLIVAGLENAEIAEQTGRSVLAVGSIILNVMRVLGVSSREDLISKLRQTFPDILDRVALPFPSEGGIRGDNEDTEEMAASVSVSQEPVQRPPSPPLSRRTLATPATPRSQPASRQRTDSSKSLTGREVETMREVLLVSTTTTLSGIDEKFGWSRGTARINRDQAIKKMVHVWGTLEESLDAATRTLFSDIREKFGETVRFSSLEAFATRFTRGTADPREVPRVRANSVGFEDFEREREQAAAAARLSAESKDPGEADEEEEEEEVAASGFDLNFSAEELKIARFAFLTRKNLNPYQLSQAVGGPTKPDDANMYLNSVVRKVNDALYDPSLSTSPEFSQFLDSFRTQWLGTFGSIAEVIIHLTPKGQTPTISSIPLLVGANGAKPSNKPPFKFTTSSWELLLASVVNRDLTFNARLIDNRCGIPAGLVPKLLPTAFEELGKAREAEKNGEVLDNTAKTLMIRLSQRYGSRWEVDELIELIRESDRSNKREGVEIAV; this comes from the coding sequence ATGACCAGTATTGAGTTCAGAACTGCTGCAAATGCCCTTCTCAGCTTCCTCTCTGAGGCAGAGAAACAGGAGAAAAGAAAGGCCAATCCAGATCAGGCTTGTCTGGAGCGTCTGCGGGAACGCAAACGTCTCTTGACGCGGCTCGGCAAACACCCTGACCAAGCTGATGAGCTTTTCCAGGCTAGCCTTGAAACGGCTCTACGCAACCCAGACGGACTGTCCGGAGCGCAACTCTCTACCGAGCTGCTCTTCTACCACAGACTACGGCCGCTGGTCCGAGAAGGCAAGGTTTTGAAGGCTCCTAGGCAGGAACAGCAAAGACTTCAGCCCGCCAAAAAGGCTCTTCGAGCCGATAAGCCTTCGGCGGTGAAGGAAGTCCCATCTGCTGACCCAGAGCCAGAACAAACGCCAACTCCTGCTTCGACAGAACCCAAAGCCGAAGCAACCCTTCCGGTCGTTCAGGCCAGACGAGCCGGTCGACCCAAGGGTTCGAAGAACGCTCAAGGAACAGCTGAGCCCTCTACTTCGACCGAACCCAAGCTCTCTCATGTCTTCTACGGCAAGACTCTAGCCGCCCAAGAATGGGAAGTCGCACAACTCATCGTTGCGGGTTTGGAAAACGCTGAGATCGCCGAGCAAACCGGTAGATCCGTGCTGGCAGTTGGGAGCATCATCCTTAACGTCATGCGCGTCTTGGGAGTAAGCAGCCGAGAGGATCTGATCTCCAAACTCAGGCAGACCTTTCCCGACATTCTGGACAGAGTAGCTCTTCCTTTTCCCTCGGAAGGGGGTATTCGGGGTGATAACGAAGACACGGAGGAAATGGCCGCTTCTGTTTCCGTTTCGCAAGAACCGGTTCAGAGACCACCGTCTCCACCTCTGAGTAGGCGAACCCTTGCTACACCGGCTACTCCCCGATCACAACCTGCGTCAAGGCAACGAACCGACTCTTCGAAGAGCCTGACCGGGCGTGAGGTTGAGACAATGCGGGAGGTTCTCCTCGTCTCAACCACTACTACTCTGTCAGGGATCGACGAAAAATTCGGTTGGTCACGCGGTACAGCCCGGATCAATCGAGACCAAGCTATCAAGAAAATGGTTCATGTGTGGGGCACGCTCGAAGAATCACTTGATGCAGCCACTCGCACTCTTTTCTCCGATATCCGCGAGAAATTCGGAGAGACCGTCCGCTTCTCTTCTCTTGAAGCTTTCGCCACGCGCTTCACCCGAGGCACAGCTGATCCCAGGGAAGTACCAAGAGTTAGGGCAAACTCAGTTGGGTTTGAGGACTTTGAGAGAGAAAGGGAGCAGGCAGCGGCCGCAGCTCGATTATCTGCTGAGAGTAAAGATCCTGGGGAGGCAGACGAGGAAGAAGAAGAAGAAGAAGTCGCGGCCTCAGGCTTTGATCTGAACTTCAGCGCCGAAGAGCTCAAGATTGCGCGCTTTGCCTTTCTTACCCGAAAAAACCTGAACCCGTACCAACTGTCTCAAGCAGTAGGTGGGCCCACCAAGCCGGACGATGCGAATATGTACCTAAACTCGGTGGTGAGGAAGGTAAATGACGCCCTGTATGATCCATCCTTGAGCACTTCTCCGGAATTTTCGCAATTCCTGGATAGCTTTAGGACCCAATGGCTTGGGACCTTTGGAAGTATCGCTGAGGTCATCATCCATCTGACCCCCAAAGGTCAGACGCCCACGATCAGCTCGATCCCATTGCTAGTCGGGGCCAATGGTGCCAAGCCGAGCAACAAACCTCCGTTCAAGTTCACAACCTCGAGTTGGGAACTTCTTCTAGCCAGTGTCGTCAACCGCGACTTGACCTTCAATGCTCGTCTGATCGACAACCGCTGCGGTATCCCAGCAGGTCTTGTCCCGAAGCTTCTACCCACTGCCTTTGAAGAGCTCGGGAAAGCACGAGAAGCGGAAAAGAACGGAGAAGTGCTCGACAACACTGCCAAAACCCTGATGATCCGTCTCTCTCAACGCTACGGTAGCAGATGGGAGGTAGATGAGCTGATCGAATTGATCCGGGAAAGCGACAGATCGAACAAACGGGAAGGAGTAGAGATCGCTGTCTAA